The DNA region GGAATCAGCAGATCACTTCGCGAAGAAGCCTCATCAACCAGACTTGGGATTCCGGCTGCTGTCACATCGTTCTCGGACAGAGTTGCAGTGTCGGGCCGTGAATGGTTGATGACTGCAGAAGACCCGTGCAGTGGCAGGGTGGCTGTACGAGACGTTGCATGTGGTAGCGAGCCAATCGTCGCTGCTTTATTGATGACCTCTTCGCCCATCTTCCGATAGGTCGTCCACTTACCTCCGATGACGGTCAACAGGCCCGCAGGTGAGACGTGCAAATCGTGTTCTCTGGATAAGTTGGCGGTCGACTTTTTCCCGCCTGGTTGCCCCAGTAAAGGTCGCAGGCCGGCGAATATGGACTGGATGTCCGAAACGCCAGGCTTTCGCACAAGGTAGCGTCCCGCATGTTCCAGCAGGTAATCAATTTCATGTCGGCCGGGTTTGGGTTCCAGAGAGATGTGTTCGACACGGTGGTCTGTTGTGCCAAGCAGGGTGTGTCCTTCCCACGGGATAGCAAACAGGACACGACCGTCATCCGTGTCCGGAATCATGAGACCCTCATTGCCCGGAAGGAAATCGCGGCTAAGCACGATGTGTGATCCCTGACTGGGAACAACCTGAGGGCGATTTGAAATGGACTCAGAGAGGTCCAGATTCATCATAGAATCGGCAAAGACACCCGTGGCGTTGACCACAACTTTCGCTCGAACTTGAAATACTTGACCAGACTCGTTGTCACGACAGGCCACCCCGTTGATTCGGTTGCCCAGCAGAATCAGTTCGGTTACCGGGCAATAGTTAAGAACTACGCCGCCGCTCTGGACGATGGTTTGGGCGAGACTGATTGCAAGGCGGGCGTCATTGAACTGGCCGTCTGAGTAGGCAACGCCGCCACGCAAGCCCTGCGTGCTGAGCGTAGGTAAGGATTGAGCCACCTGTTCAGCCGACAATAAGCAGGAATTGCGGAGACCATCTCTGCCAGCCAGAAAGTCATAAGCTTTCAGCCCGGCCAGGTAATACCATCGCGAACCCCGGCGATACGACGGAATAACAAAACGCAGTGGATGCACGATGTGCGGGGCATTGTTTAACAGCCGAGTGCGTTCGCGGAGAGATTCCCGCACCATGCCTATCTGACCGGATCGCAGGTACCTGACGCCACCGTGGATCAGCTTGGTTGAGCGGCTGGAAGTTCCTTTCGCAAAGTCCGCCGCTTCCAGCAGGATAGTTCGATATCCACGACTAATGGCATCCAGGGCTGCGCCCAGTCCCGTTGCTCCACCGCCGATGACAACAACATCCCAGGTTGTCTTTTCGGCCAGCATCGAAATCATCAGGTTGCGATTCATTGGAAGGCTGTCGGCAAGAATGAGGACCGTTGGTGTGGAGTTCGGTTAAGGAGTTTCGGGGCTGATGGTGACACCGGCTGCGGCCATTTGTTCGACAGCAGCTTTGATGTCGCCCGTTTGCATCTCGACGCCGCGGCAACCAGGAAGAATCAGAGTCGTCTGAAATCCGGCCGTGACGGCGTCCAGTGCTGTAAAGCGGACACAATAGTCGGTAGCGATACCCATCACAGAAACGCGATCGACGTCGTTCGATCGCAGAAAGTCTGCAAGACAGGTCGCCTTTCGATGGCCATTGTCAAAGAACCCGCTGTAGCTGTCTATCTCGGGGTCCGTCCCCTTCTGAATGATTGTGTTGATGCGGGAAAGATTGAGGCCATCGACCAGTTTTGCCCCGAAGGAATTCTGAATGCAATGGTCGGGCCACGCGACCTGTGAAAGCCCATTCAGGTCGAAAACATCTCCGATCGAAACTCCCGGATGCTGGCTGGCAAAGCTCTGATGGTTTTTGGGGTGCCAGTCCTGAGTGGCAATGACCACGTC from Planctomycetaceae bacterium includes:
- a CDS encoding glycerol-3-phosphate dehydrogenase/oxidase, whose product is MNRNLMISMLAEKTTWDVVVIGGGATGLGAALDAISRGYRTILLEAADFAKGTSSRSTKLIHGGVRYLRSGQIGMVRESLRERTRLLNNAPHIVHPLRFVIPSYRRGSRWYYLAGLKAYDFLAGRDGLRNSCLLSAEQVAQSLPTLSTQGLRGGVAYSDGQFNDARLAISLAQTIVQSGGVVLNYCPVTELILLGNRINGVACRDNESGQVFQVRAKVVVNATGVFADSMMNLDLSESISNRPQVVPSQGSHIVLSRDFLPGNEGLMIPDTDDGRVLFAIPWEGHTLLGTTDHRVEHISLEPKPGRHEIDYLLEHAGRYLVRKPGVSDIQSIFAGLRPLLGQPGGKKSTANLSREHDLHVSPAGLLTVIGGKWTTYRKMGEEVINKAATIGSLPHATSRTATLPLHGSSAVINHSRPDTATLSENDVTAAGIPSLVDEASSRSDLLIPGLPYVKAQVVQAVRQEMARTIEDVLSRRLRALLLNAQAAIDSAPVVAKIMQTELQQTDSWRVQQIRDFTELATSYLPPV
- the pncA gene encoding bifunctional nicotinamidase/pyrazinamidase, translating into MPRHALIIVDLQNDFVEGGALAVSGGLELIPLANQWMPQFDVVIATQDWHPKNHQSFASQHPGVSIGDVFDLNGLSQVAWPDHCIQNSFGAKLVDGLNLSRINTIIQKGTDPEIDSYSGFFDNGHRKATCLADFLRSNDVDRVSVMGIATDYCVRFTALDAVTAGFQTTLILPGCRGVEMQTGDIKAAVEQMAAAGVTISPETP